In Halorubrum sp. PV6, a single window of DNA contains:
- a CDS encoding ABC transporter substrate-binding protein, which produces MRDATTRRSYLRGTGAAVGGAGLAGLAGCSGNGGDGGDGSGGSGGSGGSGGGSDGTDGSDGGGDLAGETIRIGALQPTSGDLKYYGQISLQGFYSGLAYKHDLDPIEDATPGTYTVDPDGGPTYEIIVEDTGFSPDTAQSVATDLVLEEDIDILFGGTSSDSARRLIDTVVDETDVPYLIGPAADAGITVNEEFCHPLAFRASEHTAMDARAGGTYVAENFDIDTVAVFASDNAFGQSVASNYTAVLEGQGVDVLEPRFVEVGYSEFDGLFEQAMSDGATGVVGGFTASTLPQFLTSAISYDVQVFGGFAALLTTQLIGGTIESALGEGFTEQDIKDAGLGPFTSRYHWNQYENPINDEFRQMHIDAYGIVPDLFSAGTFTAASALSQAISESGSTDGADVADALRGMTVADTPKGADGYTFQSHNNQAASQMTVAWPVPTSDEYADTWGAPIMPGEPLERLDAEDVMVPEGDASCSL; this is translated from the coding sequence ATGCGAGACGCAACCACACGACGATCGTATCTGCGAGGAACTGGCGCCGCGGTCGGAGGGGCCGGCCTGGCCGGACTCGCCGGCTGCTCGGGCAACGGTGGGGACGGCGGCGACGGGAGCGGCGGGAGCGGCGGGAGCGGCGGGAGCGGCGGCGGAAGCGACGGCACCGACGGAAGCGACGGTGGCGGCGACCTCGCCGGTGAGACGATCCGAATCGGGGCGCTGCAGCCGACCTCCGGCGACCTGAAGTACTACGGCCAGATCAGCCTGCAGGGGTTCTACTCCGGGCTGGCGTACAAACACGACCTCGATCCGATCGAGGACGCGACGCCGGGGACGTACACGGTCGACCCCGACGGCGGCCCGACCTACGAGATCATCGTCGAGGACACCGGGTTCAGCCCCGACACGGCCCAGAGCGTCGCGACCGACCTCGTCTTAGAGGAGGACATCGACATCCTGTTCGGGGGTACGTCCTCGGACAGCGCGCGCCGACTCATCGACACCGTCGTCGACGAGACGGACGTGCCCTACCTGATCGGCCCCGCGGCCGACGCCGGCATCACGGTGAACGAGGAGTTCTGTCACCCGCTCGCGTTCCGCGCGAGCGAACACACCGCGATGGACGCGCGGGCGGGCGGGACGTACGTCGCCGAGAACTTCGACATCGACACGGTCGCCGTGTTCGCCTCCGACAACGCGTTCGGACAGAGCGTCGCGAGCAACTACACCGCGGTGTTGGAGGGGCAGGGAGTCGACGTGCTGGAACCGCGGTTCGTCGAGGTCGGCTACTCCGAGTTCGACGGGCTCTTCGAGCAGGCGATGTCGGACGGGGCGACGGGCGTCGTCGGCGGCTTCACGGCGTCGACGCTGCCGCAGTTCCTCACCTCGGCCATCTCCTACGACGTGCAGGTGTTCGGCGGGTTCGCGGCCCTGCTGACGACGCAGCTCATCGGCGGCACCATCGAGTCGGCGCTCGGCGAGGGGTTCACGGAACAGGACATCAAAGACGCCGGGCTCGGCCCCTTCACCAGTCGTTACCACTGGAACCAGTACGAGAACCCGATCAACGACGAGTTCCGGCAGATGCACATCGACGCGTACGGCATCGTCCCCGACCTGTTCAGCGCCGGGACCTTCACCGCCGCCTCGGCGCTCTCGCAGGCCATCTCGGAGTCCGGCTCCACGGACGGGGCCGACGTCGCCGACGCGCTGCGCGGGATGACCGTCGCCGACACGCCGAAGGGCGCGGACGGGTACACGTTCCAATCGCACAACAACCAGGCGGCCTCACAGATGACCGTCGCGTGGCCGGTCCCGACCAGCGACGAGTACGCCGACACCTGGGGCGCGCCGATCATGCCCGGAGAGCCCCTCGAACGGCTCGACGCGGAAGACGTGATGGTCCCCGAAGGGGACGCGAGCTGCTCGCTGTAA
- a CDS encoding ABC transporter ATP-binding protein, whose protein sequence is MLLETEGLTKRFGGITAVDGVDFALEAGELCSIIGPNGAGKTTFFNLLTGVLEPSDGRIRFTPSAGDDTGQARARTAGGDAALDITDASPNETALAGIHRSYQITNLFPTLSVLENVRVAAQAGRGNDSWKLWRNVRDFEDHYAEATEILERIGLAAEAETVTQNLSHGEKRSLEIGVALAGDPDLLLLDEPTAGVSSEGVDEVVALIEDVAADHSVMLIEHNMEVVMDISDRIAVLHRGELIADGPPEDVQGDEAVQEAYLGGYGREESAGAAGDAGADGDAAADGGRRVSAGGDGP, encoded by the coding sequence ATGCTGCTAGAGACCGAGGGGCTCACGAAGCGCTTCGGCGGCATCACCGCCGTCGACGGCGTCGACTTCGCGTTAGAGGCCGGCGAACTCTGCTCGATCATCGGGCCGAACGGCGCGGGGAAGACGACGTTCTTCAACCTGCTCACGGGCGTGTTAGAGCCCTCCGACGGCCGCATTCGGTTCACGCCGTCAGCCGGCGACGACACCGGGCAGGCGCGCGCCAGGACGGCTGGCGGCGACGCGGCGCTCGACATCACCGACGCCTCGCCGAACGAGACGGCGCTCGCGGGGATCCACCGCTCGTACCAGATCACGAATCTGTTCCCGACGCTGTCCGTCTTGGAGAACGTCCGCGTCGCCGCGCAGGCGGGGCGCGGGAACGACTCCTGGAAGCTGTGGCGCAACGTGAGAGACTTCGAGGACCACTACGCCGAGGCGACCGAGATACTCGAACGGATCGGGCTGGCGGCCGAGGCCGAGACGGTCACGCAGAACCTGAGCCACGGCGAGAAGCGGAGCCTCGAAATCGGCGTCGCGCTCGCCGGCGACCCCGACCTGCTCCTGCTCGACGAGCCGACGGCCGGCGTGTCGAGCGAGGGCGTCGACGAGGTCGTCGCGCTGATCGAAGACGTAGCCGCGGACCACTCGGTGATGCTCATCGAGCACAACATGGAGGTGGTGATGGACATCTCCGATCGGATCGCGGTCCTCCACCGCGGCGAACTCATCGCCGACGGGCCGCCGGAGGACGTACAGGGCGACGAGGCGGTACAGGAGGCGTACCTCGGCGGGTACGGTCGCGAGGAGTCGGCGGGCGCCGCCGGCGATGCCGGAGCGGACGGTGACGCCGCGGCCGACGGCGGTCGCCGCGTAAGCGCGGGGGGTGACGGACCGTGA
- a CDS encoding branched-chain amino acid ABC transporter permease yields MRDHAVHAAVVVGFVLYPLVYEALLETGAAPFAEAFLPAVTFMVVVLYMGLFAMSFDFISGYTGYLSFGHAAFFGTGGYFVVLAANGQVPGIPGGTPFMFTLLLGAVLAGLLALVIGSVSFRLTGVYFAMITLGFAQVIYELIRSWGYVSTNPTEGATVSGDALAIGVPYVDALSLDVGRLTGESVENLLGLGVDLSTTVISYYALGIVVVACYFAMQRILHSPFGRVMVAIRENEERARAVGYPTYRFKLAAFAISGFFGAIAGGIFAAYSRSVAPDGTFYFLVTADALITTIIGGFGTLAGPVYGTLFTQGLEDVLSTESGGVATLIREGLPASVLEADLFGVSVELFVNTAVDGRAPLYLGIIFVLFVLFVPNGILGTLRDRLDGPVGERLPERLRRYRR; encoded by the coding sequence CTGCGTGACCACGCCGTTCACGCCGCCGTCGTCGTCGGGTTCGTTCTGTACCCGCTCGTGTACGAGGCGCTGCTCGAGACGGGGGCCGCACCGTTCGCGGAGGCGTTCCTCCCCGCGGTCACGTTCATGGTCGTCGTGTTGTACATGGGGCTGTTCGCGATGAGTTTCGACTTCATCAGCGGCTACACCGGCTACCTCTCCTTCGGTCACGCGGCCTTCTTCGGGACCGGCGGCTACTTCGTCGTGCTCGCCGCGAACGGACAGGTTCCGGGCATCCCCGGCGGGACGCCGTTCATGTTCACCCTGCTCTTGGGCGCGGTGCTCGCCGGACTCTTAGCGCTCGTCATCGGGTCGGTCTCGTTCCGGCTCACGGGCGTCTACTTCGCGATGATCACGCTCGGGTTCGCGCAGGTGATCTACGAGCTGATTCGCTCGTGGGGCTACGTCTCGACGAACCCGACCGAGGGGGCGACGGTGAGCGGCGACGCGCTCGCGATCGGCGTCCCCTACGTCGACGCGCTGAGCCTCGACGTGGGGCGGCTCACGGGCGAGAGCGTCGAGAACCTGCTCGGGCTGGGGGTCGACCTGTCGACGACCGTCATCTCGTACTACGCGCTCGGGATCGTGGTCGTCGCCTGCTACTTCGCGATGCAGCGGATTCTCCACTCGCCGTTCGGCCGCGTGATGGTCGCGATCCGCGAAAACGAGGAACGCGCCCGCGCGGTCGGCTACCCGACGTATCGGTTCAAACTGGCCGCGTTCGCCATCAGCGGCTTCTTCGGCGCCATCGCTGGCGGCATCTTCGCGGCCTACTCGCGGTCCGTCGCGCCGGACGGGACCTTCTACTTCCTCGTCACCGCCGACGCGCTGATCACGACGATCATCGGCGGGTTCGGCACCCTCGCGGGGCCCGTGTACGGCACCCTGTTCACGCAGGGGTTAGAGGACGTCCTCTCGACGGAGAGCGGCGGCGTGGCGACGCTGATACGCGAGGGGCTCCCGGCGAGCGTCCTCGAAGCCGACCTGTTCGGGGTGAGCGTGGAGCTGTTCGTCAACACCGCGGTCGACGGGCGCGCCCCGCTGTATCTCGGGATCATCTTCGTGCTGTTCGTGTTGTTCGTCCCGAACGGCATCCTCGGGACGCTTCGCGACCGGCTCGACGGGCCGGTCGGCGAGCGGCTCCCCGAACGGCTCCGGAGGTACCGCCGATGA
- a CDS encoding branched-chain amino acid ABC transporter permease: MSLDAFAAVLPQVAPLLDQSVLLSTSGAVDSAQTAARVLAEGVGKGAVYFTIAVGLTLVFGLMGVLNFAHGAVAMVGAYLGGLVLVLVVGANTGTLATILVFFVALAVVFAVTTAAGSAMEVALIRPIYDRTPTYQILLTFGVSLIIEEIARIVLTLRGIQPDPQWQAPMGTAPDVLLGRTELLGIGVRRLYLFEVAIGAVVAVAVWAFLTKTLYGLYIRAGSEDTEMVQALGVDVRRAFTVVFGVGTGLAAVGGVLLMWDPIWGPSVLLSIDVLLYAFVVVIIGGLGSFTGTLVAAGIVGVTDSVTTWLFTTGIVTFPGLSEVTIFLLLVVMLIIRPQGLYGIEEVGGH, from the coding sequence ATGAGCCTCGACGCGTTCGCCGCCGTCCTTCCGCAAGTCGCGCCGCTTCTCGACCAGAGCGTCCTGCTGTCGACGAGCGGCGCCGTCGACAGCGCCCAGACCGCCGCGCGCGTGCTCGCGGAGGGCGTCGGGAAGGGGGCGGTGTACTTCACCATCGCCGTCGGGCTGACCCTTGTCTTCGGCCTGATGGGCGTGCTCAACTTCGCGCACGGCGCGGTCGCGATGGTCGGCGCGTACCTCGGCGGGTTGGTGCTCGTTCTCGTCGTCGGTGCGAACACCGGGACGCTCGCGACGATCCTCGTCTTCTTCGTCGCGTTGGCGGTCGTGTTCGCGGTCACCACCGCGGCCGGCAGCGCCATGGAAGTGGCGCTCATCCGGCCCATCTACGACCGCACGCCCACCTACCAGATCCTGTTGACGTTCGGCGTCTCGCTCATCATCGAGGAGATCGCCCGGATCGTCCTGACGCTCCGCGGGATCCAGCCGGACCCGCAGTGGCAGGCGCCGATGGGCACCGCGCCCGACGTGCTGCTCGGGCGGACCGAACTGCTCGGAATCGGCGTCAGGCGGCTGTACCTCTTCGAGGTCGCGATCGGCGCCGTCGTCGCGGTCGCGGTCTGGGCGTTCCTGACGAAGACGCTGTACGGCCTCTACATCCGTGCGGGAAGCGAGGACACGGAGATGGTGCAGGCGCTCGGCGTGGACGTGCGGCGGGCCTTCACCGTCGTGTTCGGCGTCGGCACCGGCCTCGCCGCGGTCGGCGGGGTGCTGCTGATGTGGGACCCGATCTGGGGGCCGAGCGTTCTGTTGAGCATCGACGTGCTGCTGTACGCGTTCGTCGTCGTCATCATCGGCGGCCTCGGGAGTTTCACCGGGACGCTCGTCGCGGCGGGCATCGTCGGGGTCACCGACTCGGTGACGACGTGGCTGTTCACCACCGGGATCGTCACCTTCCCCGGCCTCTCCGAGGTGACAATCTTCCTCCTGCTCGTGGTGATGCTCATCATCCGCCCGCAGGGGCTGTACGGCATCGAGGAGGTGGGGGGCCATTAG
- a CDS encoding cystathionine gamma-synthase, which produces MSEHPATETDDESTEGDDDRRFETRAIHAGQAPDPETGALMTPIHANSTYKQDGPGDHRGYEYSRTGNPTRSDLEANLASLESGSHARCFSSGMGAINTVLNLLEAGDHVVAGDDVYGGTHRILTQVYEQYDIDTSFVDTTDHDAVRDAMRAETALLWVETPTNPLMNVNDIGALADIAHANDALCAVDNTFATPYLQRPLEHGADIVSQSLTKYLGGHSDTIGGALIVDDADLDERIGFYQNSVGATPGPFDAFLVLRGTKTLPVRMDRHCENAMELAEWLEDHDDVSRVYYPGLESHPDHDLAAEQMDGFGGMLSFEFDGTLDQASTVVSETDVFTLAESLGGVESLIEQPAAMTHAAIPREERLAAGLTDGLIRVSVGIEHVDDMKADLQRAFDAALD; this is translated from the coding sequence ATGAGCGAGCACCCCGCGACCGAGACGGACGACGAGTCCACCGAGGGCGACGACGACCGGCGGTTCGAAACCCGCGCGATCCACGCCGGACAGGCGCCGGATCCGGAGACCGGCGCGCTGATGACGCCCATCCACGCGAACTCCACGTACAAACAGGACGGGCCGGGCGACCACCGCGGCTACGAGTACAGCCGAACGGGGAACCCGACCCGTAGCGACCTCGAAGCGAACCTCGCCTCCCTGGAGTCGGGGAGCCACGCGCGCTGCTTCTCGTCGGGAATGGGCGCGATAAACACCGTCTTAAACCTCTTGGAGGCCGGCGATCACGTCGTCGCCGGCGACGACGTGTACGGGGGGACCCATCGAATTCTCACGCAGGTGTACGAGCAGTACGACATCGACACCAGTTTCGTCGACACGACCGACCACGACGCGGTCCGGGACGCGATGCGCGCGGAGACGGCCCTCCTCTGGGTCGAGACGCCGACGAACCCCCTGATGAACGTCAACGACATCGGCGCGCTCGCCGACATCGCGCACGCGAACGACGCGCTCTGTGCGGTCGACAACACGTTCGCGACCCCGTACCTCCAGCGCCCGCTCGAACACGGCGCCGACATCGTCTCGCAGTCGCTGACGAAGTACCTCGGCGGCCACTCCGACACCATCGGCGGCGCGCTGATCGTCGACGACGCGGATCTCGACGAACGGATCGGCTTCTACCAGAACTCGGTGGGCGCGACGCCCGGCCCCTTCGACGCCTTCCTCGTCTTACGCGGGACGAAGACGCTCCCCGTTCGCATGGACCGCCACTGCGAGAACGCGATGGAGCTGGCCGAGTGGCTGGAAGACCACGACGACGTGAGCCGCGTGTACTACCCCGGACTGGAGAGCCACCCCGACCACGACCTCGCGGCCGAGCAGATGGACGGGTTCGGCGGCATGCTCTCGTTCGAGTTCGACGGCACCCTCGACCAGGCGTCGACGGTCGTCAGCGAGACGGACGTGTTCACGCTCGCGGAGTCGCTCGGCGGCGTCGAGAGCCTGATCGAGCAGCCGGCGGCGATGACGCACGCCGCGATTCCGCGCGAGGAGCGACTCGCGGCCGGGCTCACGGACGGACTCATCCGCGTGTCGGTGGGGATCGAACACGTCGACGATATGAAGGCGGACCTCCAGCGCGCGTTCGACGCGGCGCTCGACTGA
- a CDS encoding alpha/beta fold hydrolase, translating into MHSVTRDGVSIEYAVDGPGDGPTVLLLEGLGYGRWMWRWLTDALADEYEVIRPDNRGTGGSDVPEGPYTVPEMAADARAVLDDHGADRVHVCGASMGGMIAQELAVADDRVASLALLCTSPGGDDAVETPAAVQEHIFSVPDEYGPRERIRYLMEPAVSDDLYEREPDLVDRIVDWRLAGDATPAGREAQAAAVAAFDATDQLDEIDVPTLILHGTDDRVLPVANADLLADYLPHATVERVDGGPHLFFIERRDAVNPRIRSFLDEVA; encoded by the coding sequence ATGCACAGTGTGACACGGGACGGCGTTTCCATCGAGTACGCCGTCGACGGACCGGGAGACGGGCCGACGGTGCTGCTCTTGGAGGGGTTGGGGTACGGCCGCTGGATGTGGCGGTGGCTGACCGACGCCCTCGCGGACGAGTACGAGGTGATCCGCCCGGACAACCGCGGCACCGGCGGCTCCGACGTGCCCGAGGGGCCGTACACCGTCCCGGAGATGGCCGCCGATGCGCGGGCGGTCCTCGACGACCACGGCGCCGACCGCGTCCACGTTTGCGGCGCCTCGATGGGCGGGATGATCGCGCAGGAGCTCGCCGTCGCTGACGACCGCGTCGCCTCGCTCGCCCTGCTCTGTACCTCGCCCGGCGGCGACGACGCGGTGGAGACGCCGGCGGCGGTACAGGAACACATCTTCTCGGTGCCGGACGAGTACGGGCCGCGCGAGCGGATCCGCTATCTGATGGAGCCGGCCGTCTCCGACGACTTGTACGAGCGCGAGCCCGACCTCGTCGACCGAATCGTCGACTGGCGGCTCGCGGGCGACGCGACGCCGGCCGGTCGGGAGGCTCAGGCCGCCGCCGTGGCCGCGTTCGACGCGACCGACCAGCTTGACGAAATCGACGTGCCGACGCTGATTCTCCACGGGACCGACGACCGGGTCCTGCCGGTCGCGAACGCCGACCTGCTCGCCGACTACCTCCCGCACGCGACAGTCGAGCGAGTCGACGGCGGACCGCACCTCTTTTTCATCGAGCGACGCGACGCGGTCAACCCTCGAATCCGGTCGTTCCTCGACGAGGTGGCCTGA
- a CDS encoding helix-turn-helix domain-containing protein produces the protein MIDVTMDMEQFDCPFIDTSADHDVSFSAMHWQLDTAAEQLETRLLVESPDRYELGEGLSMLRDHDNMAEYRLFSKQDGTAIIRTVIEETNAMSTITDHGGYITGPFRIADGSEQWQVGFDDESTTEAALHDLAKGNEFVVEDRSRLSMESLFDTMRNANAASTMLDACRDLTDVERDTIETAADAGYFESPREATLSTLADEFDVSTAAVSKNMRRGEKKLLRSVVQALERMN, from the coding sequence ATGATTGACGTCACGATGGACATGGAGCAGTTCGACTGCCCGTTCATCGACACCTCCGCCGACCACGACGTCAGCTTCTCCGCGATGCACTGGCAGCTCGACACGGCCGCAGAGCAGCTCGAAACGCGGCTCCTCGTCGAGTCGCCGGACCGCTACGAGTTGGGCGAGGGGCTGTCGATGCTCCGCGACCACGACAACATGGCGGAGTACCGACTGTTCTCGAAGCAGGACGGGACCGCGATCATCCGGACCGTCATCGAGGAGACCAACGCGATGTCGACGATCACCGACCACGGCGGCTACATCACCGGCCCGTTCCGGATCGCGGACGGCTCCGAGCAGTGGCAGGTCGGCTTCGACGACGAGTCGACGACGGAGGCGGCGCTCCACGACTTAGCGAAGGGCAACGAGTTCGTCGTCGAGGACCGCTCGCGGCTGTCGATGGAGTCACTCTTTGACACCATGCGCAACGCCAACGCCGCGTCGACGATGCTCGACGCGTGTCGCGATCTGACCGACGTCGAGCGCGACACGATAGAGACGGCCGCCGACGCCGGGTACTTCGAGTCGCCGCGCGAGGCGACGCTGTCGACGCTCGCCGACGAGTTCGACGTCTCGACGGCGGCCGTCTCGAAGAACATGCGCCGCGGCGAAAAGAAACTGCTCCGCAGCGTCGTGCAGGCGCTCGAACGGATGAACTGA
- a CDS encoding D-2-hydroxyacid dehydrogenase, producing the protein MSDPDVAVLRQTIHGADASELAAAIRERLPDRSVALARTPAEERELLSTARVAVGLHIDESQLAAAENLKLFACVFAGTGHLPREALADRCVAVTNASGVHGPTIAEHVVGSMITHAHGWPQAQRQQARREWRSYETREVYGSTVAVVGLGAIGSAVVDRLEPFGVKTVGVRYSPEKEGPTDEVYGFDAFHEAIAEAEFVVLACPLTETTRGLVDADALRTMRANAVLINIARGAVVDTDALVAALQKSRLGGAALDVTDPEPLPEDHPLWGLGNVTITPHNAGHTPEYYDRVADILAENVDRLDADAELRNRVE; encoded by the coding sequence ATGAGCGACCCAGACGTCGCCGTGTTGCGACAGACGATCCACGGCGCGGACGCGAGCGAGCTGGCCGCGGCGATCCGCGAGCGACTCCCCGACCGGTCCGTCGCGCTGGCGCGGACGCCGGCAGAAGAACGCGAACTGCTGTCCACCGCGCGGGTCGCGGTCGGCCTCCACATCGACGAGTCGCAACTCGCCGCCGCCGAGAACCTGAAGCTCTTCGCGTGCGTGTTCGCCGGCACCGGCCACCTCCCCCGCGAAGCGCTCGCGGACCGGTGTGTCGCCGTGACGAACGCGTCGGGGGTCCACGGGCCGACCATCGCCGAACACGTCGTCGGATCGATGATCACGCACGCCCACGGGTGGCCGCAGGCGCAGCGCCAGCAGGCCCGACGCGAGTGGCGAAGCTACGAGACGAGAGAGGTGTACGGCTCGACGGTCGCCGTCGTCGGACTCGGAGCGATCGGGTCGGCGGTCGTCGACCGATTGGAGCCGTTCGGCGTGAAGACGGTCGGCGTCCGGTACTCCCCTGAAAAGGAGGGTCCCACGGACGAGGTGTACGGGTTCGACGCGTTCCACGAGGCGATTGCGGAAGCGGAGTTCGTCGTTCTCGCCTGCCCGCTCACCGAGACGACGCGGGGGCTCGTCGACGCCGACGCGCTCCGGACGATGCGGGCCAACGCGGTACTGATAAATATCGCTCGCGGGGCGGTCGTCGACACCGACGCGCTCGTCGCCGCGTTACAGAAGAGCCGGCTCGGCGGCGCCGCGCTCGACGTGACCGACCCCGAACCGCTCCCCGAAGACCACCCGCTGTGGGGGCTCGGTAACGTCACCATCACCCCGCACAACGCGGGCCACACGCCCGAGTACTACGACCGCGTCGCCGACATCCTCGCGGAGAACGTCGACCGACTCGACGCGGACGCGGAACTGCGGAACCGCGTCGAGTGA
- a CDS encoding AMP-binding protein: MVGNDPRATHEGSDGAGETTDTRPHPHGDRGYDWVGSLSARRARLSPDRVAVTDTAAGEEYTYADLDERANRTARLLREVGVSKGDRVAVVSRNRVELVDLFFATGKVGAVLAPLSHRLAERELAAVLGDVDPALLLVETPFEGDVVDALERADAEPPVRAIPTGADNAWRPYTDDLPDDGSPVETADVSLADPRLFLHTGGSTGTPKETVISHGAVHWNAFNTITAWGLREDDVTPMVFPMFHTGGWNVLTVPFFQMGARILLSPEVDPGRVLADVEREGATTLVAVPAVLRMMARHDDWATTDLSTLRFVKSGGGPCRESVIDAWRNRGVEISQGYGLTECGPNNFAMPDGFPPEKTKSVGVPAVAVDARVVDEDGPVPDGIVGELELAGPAAADGYWNAPAETAETFGDWVSTGDLARVDADGYYHIEGRKKNMFVSGGENVYPPRVEDALTDHSRIEEAVVIGVPSTEWGTVGKAVLVGDESLTLDDVRSHLASRVARFAIPKSLAFVDEMPTAGPSKIDRTAVEERFGE; the protein is encoded by the coding sequence ATGGTCGGGAACGATCCGCGGGCGACACACGAAGGGAGCGACGGAGCCGGGGAGACCACCGACACCAGACCGCATCCGCACGGTGACCGCGGGTACGACTGGGTGGGATCGCTCTCGGCGCGCCGCGCCCGCCTCTCGCCGGACCGCGTGGCGGTCACGGACACCGCGGCCGGCGAGGAGTACACCTACGCCGACCTCGACGAGCGCGCCAACCGCACCGCCCGGCTCCTCCGCGAGGTCGGCGTCTCGAAGGGAGACCGGGTCGCGGTCGTCTCCCGGAACCGCGTGGAGCTCGTCGACCTGTTCTTCGCGACCGGGAAGGTCGGCGCGGTGCTGGCGCCGCTGTCGCACCGACTCGCCGAGCGCGAACTGGCGGCCGTCTTGGGCGACGTCGACCCCGCGCTCCTGCTGGTCGAGACGCCCTTCGAGGGGGACGTGGTCGACGCCTTAGAGCGCGCCGACGCGGAGCCGCCGGTCCGAGCGATCCCCACCGGCGCGGACAACGCGTGGCGCCCCTACACCGACGACCTTCCCGACGACGGGTCGCCGGTCGAGACGGCCGACGTGTCGCTCGCGGACCCTCGCCTGTTCCTCCACACCGGCGGGTCGACCGGGACGCCGAAGGAGACGGTGATCAGCCACGGCGCGGTCCACTGGAACGCCTTCAACACCATCACGGCGTGGGGGCTCCGCGAGGACGACGTGACGCCGATGGTGTTCCCGATGTTCCACACCGGCGGCTGGAACGTCCTCACGGTCCCGTTCTTCCAGATGGGCGCGCGCATCCTCCTGAGCCCGGAGGTCGACCCCGGCCGCGTCCTCGCCGACGTGGAACGCGAGGGCGCGACGACGCTCGTGGCGGTCCCGGCCGTCCTCCGGATGATGGCGCGCCACGACGACTGGGCGACGACGGACCTCTCGACGCTCCGCTTCGTCAAGAGCGGCGGCGGCCCCTGCCGCGAGAGCGTGATCGACGCGTGGCGTAACCGTGGCGTCGAGATATCGCAAGGGTACGGGCTCACCGAGTGCGGGCCGAACAACTTCGCGATGCCGGACGGCTTCCCGCCGGAGAAGACCAAAAGCGTCGGCGTGCCCGCCGTCGCGGTCGACGCGCGCGTCGTCGACGAGGACGGCCCGGTTCCGGACGGGATCGTCGGCGAACTCGAACTCGCCGGCCCGGCGGCCGCGGACGGCTACTGGAACGCCCCGGCGGAGACCGCGGAGACGTTCGGCGACTGGGTGTCGACGGGCGACCTGGCCCGCGTCGACGCGGACGGCTACTACCACATCGAGGGCCGGAAGAAGAACATGTTCGTCTCCGGCGGCGAGAACGTGTATCCGCCCCGCGTCGAGGACGCGCTCACGGATCACTCTCGAATCGAGGAGGCCGTGGTTATCGGCGTGCCGAGCACGGAGTGGGGCACCGTCGGTAAAGCCGTCCTCGTGGGCGACGAGTCGCTGACGCTCGACGACGTTCGCTCCCATCTCGCCTCCCGCGTCGCGCGGTTCGCGATCCCCAAGTCGCTCGCGTTCGTCGACGAGATGCCCACCGCCGGCCCCTCGAAGATCGACCGGACGGCCGTCGAGGAGCGCTTCGGCGAGTGA
- a CDS encoding ABC transporter ATP-binding protein, which produces MSLLELDGIHTYYGESHILQGLSLSVEKGEIVALVGRNGVGKTTTLRTALGLTPPREGAVRFDGTDVTGMEPHEIAARGMGWVPEERRVFSHLTVEENLRVAAHSVADAAGRIAEAYELFPALDRFSDKDAGDLSGGQQQMLAIARGMLGDNDLLLVDEPSEGLAPQIVEDVVEALRAASADTTMVLVEQNFRLAMDLADRFYLIDHGVVVEEGETAGVTSDDERIRRYLTA; this is translated from the coding sequence GTGAGCCTGCTCGAACTCGACGGGATCCACACCTACTACGGCGAGAGCCACATCCTCCAGGGGTTGTCCCTGTCCGTCGAGAAGGGTGAGATCGTCGCGCTCGTCGGCCGAAACGGGGTCGGCAAGACGACCACGCTCCGCACCGCGCTCGGGCTGACGCCGCCCCGCGAGGGAGCGGTTCGGTTCGACGGAACGGACGTGACGGGGATGGAACCCCACGAGATCGCCGCCCGGGGGATGGGGTGGGTGCCCGAAGAGCGTCGCGTGTTCTCACACCTCACAGTCGAGGAGAACCTCCGTGTCGCCGCGCACTCGGTCGCGGACGCCGCCGGGCGGATCGCGGAGGCGTACGAGCTGTTCCCGGCGCTCGATCGGTTCAGCGACAAGGACGCCGGCGACCTGAGCGGCGGCCAACAGCAGATGCTCGCCATCGCTCGCGGGATGCTCGGCGACAACGACCTGCTGCTCGTCGACGAGCCGAGCGAGGGGCTCGCCCCGCAGATCGTCGAGGACGTGGTGGAGGCCCTTCGGGCGGCCTCCGCGGACACGACGATGGTCCTGGTCGAACAGAACTTCCGGCTGGCGATGGATCTCGCCGACCGCTTTTACCTCATCGACCACGGGGTCGTCGTCGAGGAGGGCGAGACCGCCGGCGTCACGAGCGACGACGAACGCATCCGGAGGTATCTCACCGCATGA